The Nitrosomonas communis genome has a segment encoding these proteins:
- a CDS encoding DUF6607 family protein has product MTGILVTLIGCASAPQIQAKPTITEYPTLERPVVGCAADERPFDCDRRAILALQGEFQVTFNFYETVILKPGYTRKGPKHSGAFEKVVLIEDSGKKLSFQHLLVNSSGEEIKHWRQDWVYESLKNWSYVGDQRFEQQTKTPEEIAGTWTQLVYEVSDAPRYTGTGKWNHKYGVSTWTSDRTWRPLPRREYTTRDDYQLINAENRHTITPQGWTLEQDNTKVIRTSDQKDTVLVREFGFNEYRRISGYDFSAAMDYWQATAPFWAEVRTHWSDELAKGSTVLAFPTGDNQLIDGLFKLAEDYKQQPDLRTHQSKLDALFKRFVKTESKTSK; this is encoded by the coding sequence TTGACGGGGATTTTAGTAACTCTGATAGGTTGCGCAAGTGCTCCTCAAATACAAGCAAAACCTACCATTACTGAATACCCAACGCTAGAGAGACCAGTGGTTGGATGCGCTGCCGATGAACGGCCCTTCGATTGTGATCGCCGAGCTATCCTGGCATTGCAAGGGGAGTTTCAGGTTACCTTTAATTTTTATGAAACGGTGATTCTAAAACCCGGCTATACGCGGAAAGGGCCAAAGCACAGCGGTGCGTTCGAGAAAGTAGTGCTGATCGAAGACAGTGGTAAAAAGCTTTCATTCCAGCATCTCCTTGTGAACAGTAGCGGCGAAGAAATCAAACATTGGCGTCAGGATTGGGTCTATGAATCGCTCAAGAACTGGAGTTATGTAGGTGATCAGCGTTTTGAGCAGCAAACGAAAACACCTGAAGAAATAGCAGGCACATGGACTCAGTTAGTCTACGAGGTCAGTGATGCTCCGCGTTATACAGGTACCGGCAAATGGAATCATAAATATGGTGTTTCTACGTGGACTTCCGACCGCACCTGGCGTCCTTTGCCTCGTCGAGAATATACGACACGAGACGATTATCAGCTGATTAATGCTGAAAACCGTCATACTATTACTCCGCAAGGATGGACTCTCGAGCAGGACAATACTAAAGTGATCCGTACAAGCGATCAGAAAGATACAGTATTAGTGAGAGAATTCGGGTTTAATGAATATCGGCGTATCAGTGGATATGATTTTTCAGCTGCCATGGACTACTGGCAAGCCACGGCACCTTTCTGGGCGGAAGTCCGCACCCACTGGAGTGACGAATTGGCTAAAGGCTCGACTGTACTAGCCTTTCCCACTGGGGATAATCAATTGATTGATGGATTGTTCAAACTTGCGGAAGATTACAAGCAGCAACCTGACCTACGAACTCATCAAAGTAAACTGGATGCTCTTTTTAAACGATTTGTGAAGACTGAAAGTAAAACATCTAAATAA
- the guaA gene encoding glutamine-hydrolyzing GMP synthase, with protein sequence MHQKILILDFGSQYTQLIARRIRETNVYCELHPYDVTPQFIKDFSPIGIILSGGPASAFIEDTPRAPQIVFELGIPVLGICYGMQVMAAQLGGKVEGAKKREFGYAELYRQDCKLFGEMSDRISVEGQAVLDVWMSHGDSVVGLPAGFKVIASNAATPIAAMADEARQFYGLQFHPEVTHTLQGKVIIEHFVHDICAAGYDWNMPDYVEESISRIQAKVGKDKVILGLSGGVDSSVAAVLIHRAIGDQLTCVFVDNGLLRQQEAEQVMEVFANHLHVKVIHIDASKQFLQYLQGVTDPEQKRRIIGREFVEIFQQESAKITDAKWLAQGTIYPDVIESASSKTQKAHMIKSHHNVGGLPDTLHLKLLEPLRELFKDEVRELGLVLGLPHDMVFRHPFPGPGLGVRILGEVKQEYAELLRQADAIFIEELKASGWYERTSQAFAVFLPIKSVGVMGDGRSYEYVIALRAIQTQDFMTAHWAELPYTLLGKVSNRIINEVRGINRVVYDISGKPPATIEWE encoded by the coding sequence ATGCATCAAAAAATCCTTATTCTGGATTTTGGCTCCCAATATACTCAGTTAATTGCTCGTCGTATTCGAGAAACAAATGTTTATTGTGAGCTACATCCCTATGATGTCACGCCGCAGTTTATTAAAGATTTTTCTCCGATTGGCATTATTCTGTCAGGTGGGCCGGCCTCAGCCTTTATTGAAGATACGCCGCGTGCGCCACAAATCGTTTTCGAGTTGGGTATTCCTGTGTTGGGCATCTGCTATGGTATGCAGGTAATGGCTGCCCAATTGGGTGGAAAGGTAGAAGGCGCGAAAAAGCGTGAGTTTGGCTATGCTGAATTATATCGGCAGGATTGCAAACTCTTTGGCGAAATGAGCGATCGCATAAGTGTTGAAGGGCAAGCAGTTCTTGATGTATGGATGAGTCATGGTGATAGCGTGGTGGGACTGCCTGCTGGCTTTAAAGTCATCGCGAGTAATGCAGCAACGCCGATTGCGGCAATGGCCGATGAGGCGCGGCAATTTTACGGCTTACAATTCCATCCGGAAGTAACCCATACCTTGCAAGGGAAGGTGATTATTGAGCACTTCGTTCATGACATTTGCGCAGCTGGCTATGATTGGAATATGCCCGATTATGTCGAAGAATCCATTAGCAGAATTCAAGCTAAGGTTGGCAAGGACAAAGTCATTCTGGGCTTATCAGGCGGCGTGGATTCTTCTGTTGCCGCTGTGCTGATCCATCGGGCAATTGGGGATCAACTTACCTGTGTATTTGTCGATAATGGCTTATTACGCCAACAGGAAGCTGAACAGGTAATGGAAGTATTTGCCAATCATCTTCATGTAAAGGTCATTCACATTGATGCAAGCAAACAATTCCTGCAGTATTTACAGGGTGTCACTGATCCTGAGCAAAAACGCCGCATTATAGGCAGGGAATTTGTCGAGATTTTTCAGCAGGAATCAGCAAAGATTACCGATGCCAAATGGCTGGCACAAGGGACTATTTATCCAGATGTGATTGAATCTGCGAGCAGTAAAACCCAGAAAGCGCATATGATTAAGTCTCACCACAATGTCGGCGGGCTCCCCGACACATTGCATCTTAAATTACTTGAGCCACTGCGTGAGTTATTTAAGGATGAGGTCCGTGAACTAGGTTTGGTACTTGGATTACCCCATGATATGGTTTTTCGCCATCCCTTTCCTGGGCCTGGGCTGGGAGTCAGAATTTTAGGCGAAGTAAAACAGGAATATGCCGAGCTATTGCGCCAGGCAGATGCCATTTTTATAGAGGAGCTCAAAGCTTCTGGCTGGTATGAGCGAACCTCTCAGGCTTTTGCAGTATTTTTACCTATAAAATCAGTAGGCGTAATGGGTGATGGTCGAAGCTATGAGTATGTTATCGCCTTGCGTGCCATCCAAACTCAGGATTTCATGACCGCTCACTGGGCAGAATTACCTTATACCTTGCTAGGTAAAGTTTCCAACCGAATTATCAATGAGGTGCGGGGCATTAACCGCGTGGTCTATGATATCTCGGGTAAGCCACCTGCGACGATTGAATGGGAGTGA
- the guaB gene encoding IMP dehydrogenase gives MRLIQKALTFDDVLLIPAHSAVLPRNVDLTTRLTRNITLKIPLVAAAMDTVTEARLAIAIAQEGGIGFIHKNMSIKAQAAHVAKVKRFESGVVTDPITIPPHMTVRGVLELIQQHKISGLPVVEGSKVVGIVTNRDLRFETNLDQPIKNIMTPKKRLVTVKEGASREEALALLHKHRLERVLVINDEFELRGLITVKDITKTTEHPYATTDDQERLRVGAAIGVGEGSYERAEALIEAGVDVLVVDTAHGHSQSVLDQVRWVKDHFPEIQVVGGNIATAAAAKALVDSGADALKIGIGPGSICTTRIVAGVGVPQITAIENVTQALEGTGVPAIADGGIRYSGDIAKAIAAGASTVMLGGLFAGTEEAPGEIELFQGRSYKSYRGMGSLSAMQQGSSDRYFQDSKLQDTNKLVPEGVEGRVPYKGSITAVIHQLVGGVRSSMGYLGCSTIEEIHAKAEFIEITSAGIRESHVHDVQITKEAPNYQVE, from the coding sequence ATGCGACTGATTCAGAAAGCTCTTACTTTTGATGATGTTTTACTCATCCCTGCTCATTCAGCAGTTCTACCCAGAAATGTAGATTTAACTACACGTCTCACCCGCAATATTACGCTCAAGATTCCACTAGTGGCGGCAGCCATGGATACTGTTACTGAAGCAAGATTAGCTATTGCCATTGCTCAGGAAGGAGGTATTGGCTTTATTCATAAGAATATGTCAATAAAAGCACAAGCCGCGCACGTTGCTAAAGTCAAGCGCTTTGAAAGTGGTGTGGTGACAGATCCTATCACCATCCCTCCGCATATGACCGTGCGAGGAGTGCTTGAGTTAATTCAACAACACAAGATATCTGGCTTACCTGTGGTTGAAGGATCCAAAGTCGTGGGCATTGTGACTAACCGTGATCTCCGCTTTGAAACCAATCTGGATCAGCCGATCAAAAATATCATGACTCCTAAAAAACGGTTGGTGACAGTAAAAGAAGGCGCTTCCCGTGAAGAAGCCCTGGCTTTGCTACATAAGCATCGGCTGGAAAGAGTTTTGGTGATAAATGATGAATTTGAGTTACGTGGTCTGATTACTGTCAAAGACATTACTAAAACAACAGAACATCCTTATGCCACTACGGATGATCAGGAGAGATTGCGTGTCGGTGCAGCTATCGGAGTAGGTGAAGGGAGTTACGAACGAGCAGAGGCACTTATTGAAGCTGGAGTAGATGTTTTAGTAGTCGATACCGCACATGGGCATTCGCAGAGTGTGCTCGATCAGGTGCGGTGGGTTAAGGACCATTTTCCAGAAATCCAGGTCGTTGGTGGTAATATTGCGACTGCGGCAGCAGCCAAAGCGCTGGTTGATAGCGGGGCAGATGCCCTGAAAATTGGCATTGGCCCTGGCTCCATCTGTACCACCAGAATTGTTGCGGGAGTGGGCGTGCCACAGATCACAGCCATTGAGAATGTCACCCAAGCATTGGAAGGAACAGGCGTGCCCGCAATAGCCGATGGGGGTATTCGTTATTCAGGTGATATTGCCAAAGCGATTGCAGCGGGAGCAAGCACTGTTATGTTAGGTGGGTTGTTCGCTGGCACAGAAGAAGCACCTGGCGAAATAGAATTGTTTCAAGGAAGATCATATAAGAGCTACCGGGGTATGGGTTCGCTGTCTGCAATGCAGCAAGGATCAAGTGATCGTTATTTTCAGGATAGTAAGCTCCAAGATACCAATAAACTCGTCCCGGAAGGCGTGGAGGGGCGTGTGCCATACAAAGGATCAATCACCGCTGTTATTCACCAGTTAGTAGGAGGTGTACGCTCGAGTATGGGCTATCTGGGCTGTAGTACCATTGAAGAAATCCATGCTAAAGCTGAGTTTATTGAAATCACCTCTGCGGGCATACGTGAATCTCACGTTCATGATGTGCAGATTACCAAAGAAGCCCCTAATTACCAAGTCGAATAA
- a CDS encoding ADP-ribosylglycohydrolase family protein: MSTNHHIQDRAVGAVMGAFIGDALGVGPHWYYNLNELHRDYGDWISDYTDPKPNRYHAACKAGQLSQAGFILALTLRSLVECGEYDQDDFCRRLDEDLFPLLDGTPVSGPGGYTSQSIREAWRRRVQQQLPWGQTGSHADTTEAIERTLAIAVRYAFQPTQLAAAITSNTMLTQIDHTVVSMTVAYGAVLALLVQGHPLDIELSGKLMGLVKDDKLPFHAVTLDDLQPPRPGDPDPPRAGRFASPDALLTPSYMAAAVADPAIPIEPAWKVSLVYGMPCAIYHQLPAAYYLAARFHNDFESAVLHAINGGGQNQARAILTGALTGAQTGLSGIPQRFIDGLEGGADLVKLAGELASKVKEL; this comes from the coding sequence ATGTCTACTAACCACCATATTCAAGACCGGGCGGTGGGGGCCGTTATGGGCGCATTCATTGGTGATGCGCTAGGTGTGGGCCCTCATTGGTACTATAATCTCAACGAACTTCATCGCGATTATGGAGATTGGATTAGCGACTATACTGATCCCAAACCTAATCGCTATCATGCTGCATGCAAAGCCGGCCAGTTATCCCAGGCGGGATTTATTCTGGCGCTTACCCTTCGTTCACTTGTTGAGTGTGGAGAATATGATCAAGATGACTTCTGCCGGCGGCTGGACGAAGATCTTTTTCCGCTGCTCGACGGTACTCCCGTGAGCGGGCCTGGGGGTTACACCAGCCAGTCAATTCGTGAAGCATGGAGGCGCCGCGTGCAGCAGCAGCTACCATGGGGACAAACCGGTAGTCATGCCGATACGACCGAGGCAATTGAACGTACCCTGGCGATAGCCGTGCGTTACGCATTCCAGCCAACTCAGCTTGCTGCCGCTATCACCAGCAACACCATGCTGACCCAGATTGACCATACTGTTGTTTCGATGACGGTAGCCTACGGTGCAGTGCTGGCGCTTTTAGTTCAAGGGCATCCTCTAGATATCGAATTGTCAGGAAAACTCATGGGCTTAGTAAAAGATGATAAGTTACCTTTTCATGCTGTGACTCTGGATGATTTACAACCTCCACGCCCTGGTGACCCTGATCCTCCTCGAGCTGGCCGCTTTGCTTCGCCCGATGCATTACTTACACCTTCCTATATGGCAGCCGCCGTAGCAGATCCGGCGATTCCGATAGAACCGGCCTGGAAAGTATCCCTTGTCTATGGCATGCCATGTGCTATTTATCATCAGTTACCGGCTGCTTACTACTTGGCAGCCCGGTTTCACAATGATTTTGAATCAGCGGTGCTCCATGCGATTAATGGGGGTGGACAAAACCAAGCACGCGCGATTCTTACGGGCGCACTCACCGGTGCACAAACCGGTTTATCTGGCATTCCCCAGCGCTTTATCGATGGACTTGAAGGGGGTGCTGATCTTGTAAAGTTGGCTGGAGAACTGGCTTCAAAAGTAAAAGAGCTCTGA
- a CDS encoding class I fructose-bisphosphate aldolase produces the protein MTDIAGLLGEEADKLLNHVCQGIPKAGLHVPGPDFVDRVVAGSDRKPSVLRNLQTLFNHGRLAGAGYLSLLPVDQGVEHSAGASFAPNPMFFDPENIVRLAIEGGCNGVASTLGVLGMVARRYAHKIPFILKINHNELLTYPNKYDQTLFASVDQAFDMGACAVGATVFFGSEESRRQIQEISEAFAHAHDLGMVTILWAYTRNVAFKTAEKDYHVSADLTGQANHLAVTIEADIVKQKMAENNGGFKALNFGKTDAKVYSELTSDHPIDRVRYQVANCYMGRVGMINSGGASGKDDLHQAVRTAVINKRAGGMGLISGRKAFQKPFEEGVKLLNAIQDVYLSKEVTVA, from the coding sequence ATGACAGATATTGCCGGATTATTAGGAGAGGAAGCAGACAAACTTCTCAATCACGTATGTCAGGGTATTCCTAAGGCAGGATTACATGTTCCTGGGCCCGATTTTGTCGATCGAGTAGTGGCAGGAAGTGACCGCAAACCAAGTGTGTTACGGAATCTTCAAACTTTATTCAATCATGGTCGCTTGGCTGGGGCAGGTTATTTATCTCTTTTACCAGTCGATCAGGGGGTGGAGCATTCAGCAGGCGCTTCGTTTGCACCTAATCCGATGTTCTTCGATCCGGAAAATATCGTCCGGCTGGCGATTGAAGGCGGCTGTAATGGCGTTGCTTCCACGCTGGGAGTATTGGGCATGGTGGCACGACGTTATGCGCATAAAATTCCTTTTATTCTTAAAATCAATCACAACGAATTACTGACTTACCCGAATAAGTATGATCAAACTTTGTTTGCCAGTGTCGATCAGGCATTTGACATGGGAGCCTGTGCGGTTGGGGCGACGGTATTTTTTGGCTCGGAGGAATCACGTCGCCAGATACAGGAAATTTCCGAAGCATTCGCCCATGCACATGATCTAGGGATGGTGACGATTCTCTGGGCTTATACGCGCAATGTTGCTTTCAAGACTGCAGAAAAGGATTATCACGTTAGTGCCGATCTGACAGGACAAGCTAACCATCTTGCCGTAACGATAGAAGCTGATATTGTGAAACAGAAAATGGCAGAAAATAATGGGGGTTTCAAAGCACTTAACTTTGGTAAGACGGATGCTAAGGTGTACAGCGAGCTGACCAGTGATCATCCGATCGATCGCGTGCGCTATCAGGTAGCCAACTGCTATATGGGACGCGTCGGGATGATTAATTCAGGAGGCGCATCGGGTAAGGATGATTTACATCAGGCAGTGCGAACGGCGGTAATTAATAAACGAGCGGGTGGGATGGGGCTCATTTCCGGACGCAAGGCTTTCCAGAAACCTTTTGAAGAAGGGGTCAAATTATTGAATGCCATCCAGGATGTGTATCTTTCCAAAGAAGTGACGGTTGCCTGA
- a CDS encoding DUF3025 domain-containing protein, translating into MFEPLREAGKLFDNYNQWPDIENLNHLNTHPMGKIITKSGKSIRFVSQAKTNHEFVQQYEPRIYLTGEIQTRAHNWHDLFNALVWVTYPRSKAALNQLHYHALLEEREHNQVTRSSLRDAATLIDESGVIVVSSNDYLIELLKNFAWKTLFWYQRAAVLAQMKFFLFGHGLYEKALHPYLGMTGKGFLFQVSEVFFNQRLINQIAMMDRWLEDYLTRECLTSADLVPVPVLGYPGWSPDNSDSSYYDNQRYFRPRKMKNTS; encoded by the coding sequence ATGTTTGAACCACTGCGTGAAGCAGGAAAATTGTTCGATAATTATAATCAGTGGCCTGACATCGAAAATCTGAATCACTTGAATACCCATCCAATGGGAAAAATAATTACAAAATCAGGTAAAAGCATCCGTTTTGTCTCTCAAGCAAAAACAAATCACGAATTCGTGCAACAATATGAACCTAGGATCTATCTAACAGGAGAAATACAAACTCGTGCGCATAATTGGCATGATCTATTCAATGCGCTGGTTTGGGTAACTTATCCCCGTTCTAAAGCAGCCTTGAATCAGTTGCATTATCATGCCTTGTTAGAAGAAAGGGAACATAATCAGGTAACGCGCAGTTCTTTGCGTGATGCTGCTACACTCATTGATGAATCTGGGGTAATCGTGGTGAGTAGTAACGATTATTTGATTGAACTTTTGAAAAATTTTGCTTGGAAAACGTTGTTCTGGTACCAGCGCGCCGCAGTGTTGGCGCAAATGAAATTTTTTTTGTTTGGTCATGGGCTGTATGAAAAAGCGCTGCACCCTTACCTCGGCATGACAGGAAAAGGTTTCCTCTTTCAGGTGAGTGAAGTTTTCTTTAATCAGCGTCTGATTAATCAGATTGCCATGATGGATAGATGGCTGGAAGATTATTTAACACGCGAGTGTTTGACATCGGCTGATTTAGTGCCCGTACCTGTGTTAGGGTATCCAGGTTGGTCACCAGATAATAGCGATTCATCTTACTATGATAACCAGCGTTACTTTCGTCCACGAAAGATGAAAAATACATCATGA
- a CDS encoding MFS transporter, whose product MNRRTEDILQAGSSSDLVECGVIPHQVPLRERAILVVLASVHFIHIMDFMMMLPLGPQFMKLFDITPQQFGLLISAYAFSAGVCSFFVSFFIDRFDRKHVLILLCAGMGIATLICALANDYTMLLLGRMVAGGFSGMLSAIIFAIIADIIPEYRRGVATGTVMSAFSIVAVVGMPIGMLLVNLVDWRAPFYLLSAVSSLMIIIALRVLPSLRDHLIHHQERHPFQQLRAIFWVRNHLYAFALIAMLMFAGFCVSPFISTYMVINVGMAEIDLPYLYFFGGLATFFAARILGRLADLHGKRKTFGVTAALSVFPILLLTHLSSVPTVFAVGISTLFMMLVSGRFVPAMALVTASVTPRLRGSFLSFNTSVQQLSAGLASLLTGSIMGISANGALTHYDSVGIIASIATILSILLAVKVDSYQE is encoded by the coding sequence TTGAATAGAAGAACTGAAGATATTCTCCAAGCAGGCAGTAGTTCTGATCTAGTCGAATGTGGAGTTATCCCGCATCAGGTTCCTTTACGAGAACGAGCCATTCTCGTGGTATTAGCCAGCGTACATTTCATTCATATCATGGATTTCATGATGATGCTGCCATTGGGCCCGCAATTCATGAAGTTGTTTGATATTACCCCGCAACAATTCGGGTTGCTCATTTCAGCCTATGCCTTCAGTGCAGGTGTGTGCAGCTTCTTCGTCTCATTTTTCATTGATCGGTTTGATCGTAAGCACGTATTGATTCTTCTCTGCGCTGGCATGGGGATAGCTACACTGATCTGTGCGTTAGCAAACGATTACACTATGCTCTTACTTGGACGTATGGTGGCAGGCGGTTTTAGTGGGATGCTGAGTGCTATTATCTTCGCAATTATAGCGGATATTATTCCCGAATATCGGCGGGGGGTGGCGACAGGTACTGTCATGTCTGCTTTCTCAATCGTGGCCGTGGTAGGCATGCCGATAGGAATGTTGCTTGTTAATCTAGTCGATTGGCGCGCACCGTTTTATCTCCTGAGCGCCGTGAGCAGTTTAATGATAATCATCGCGCTCCGTGTGCTTCCGTCATTACGTGATCATCTGATTCATCATCAGGAACGCCACCCCTTTCAGCAGTTACGCGCAATCTTTTGGGTACGAAATCATCTTTATGCCTTTGCTTTAATTGCCATGTTGATGTTTGCCGGATTTTGTGTAAGCCCTTTCATTAGCACGTATATGGTGATCAATGTCGGAATGGCAGAAATTGATTTGCCTTATCTATATTTTTTTGGTGGACTGGCAACATTTTTTGCTGCGCGCATTCTTGGGAGGCTTGCTGATCTTCACGGCAAAAGAAAAACATTTGGTGTGACTGCCGCACTGTCTGTTTTCCCAATTCTGCTGCTGACCCATTTATCATCGGTTCCGACAGTCTTTGCTGTAGGGATTAGCACATTATTCATGATGCTGGTTTCTGGGCGGTTTGTTCCTGCCATGGCGTTGGTGACTGCAAGCGTGACCCCTCGTTTGCGCGGCAGTTTTTTGAGTTTTAATACCTCGGTTCAACAGTTATCAGCAGGTTTAGCTTCATTACTGACTGGTTCTATTATGGGCATTTCGGCAAATGGTGCGTTGACTCATTATGATTCAGTAGGAATCATTGCATCCATTGCGACCATACTGAGTATTTTACTGGCTGTTAAAGTGGATAGTTATCAAGAATGA
- a CDS encoding nSTAND1 domain-containing NTPase produces the protein MITLPFSDAGTGEHDPKLIDAFRQLISNGSDDAPRGALFKTSEELKYKVEKARNKYFERHGKPLPKPIEGRPYPSLCAFLSTESDRFFGRDVEKEALLERLLAHNERFLAVIGPSGSGKSSLVYAGLIPALTTSPAVNSVRWLSASFSPRELGNDPFQPLAFALSKAFPDRGWRVSDLARRLRGKPTDIAMVASDSLGQDSIVTQFLLFIDQFEEVFAAKVDSHARNAFFQLLTTAVSCPLLRVVIAMRSDFYSQWPQDETMLALLRSGHFPVGVPGQAALEKMIGGPAQAAGLTISPRLVQRILQDTGTAPGALALAEFALSQLYDRKTDSTLTEDAYSAIGGVAGAIDRLAEDAVKNAENTLAENGRSLDEETFSRLFLAIASIEQRSDEESEAMAVVRRRATQDELSETALILVRHLVDQRILVSCKGNSDQSAIYEVGHEAVFSHWQRFKDWYSRYAGDFSLRRHAEQAAREWDRNQHLSILKWSWERQKPAIEALLKLNHLPPPASDPDFPDSGIATWRILEPRLSEPLRGFLYPEPLVLLDELSADDTPHQRREEIGLRLNQLGDPRRGIGLDANGLPDIVWIDILPGEVTLETESKDHFQVPRFRLARYPITWTQYGTFLDADDGYCNSAWWEGRPREDQPGQRLWSFANYPAINVSWYDALAYCRWLSVKLSLDIRLPTEWEWQWAAVGDTQQDYPWPGDWNLARANSGDAGIRRTVAVGLYPLGRSLFGVDDMAGNICEWCLNTHNQPSNVSLDINVDRVLRGGSWYNNPFNARSVSRDFDIPVLRFSFIGFRVLCSSPIDE, from the coding sequence GTGATCACGTTGCCGTTCAGCGATGCGGGTACCGGCGAGCATGATCCGAAACTAATCGACGCGTTCAGACAGCTTATCAGTAACGGCAGCGATGATGCACCTCGCGGAGCATTGTTCAAGACCTCAGAGGAATTAAAATATAAAGTTGAGAAGGCCCGCAACAAGTATTTCGAACGGCATGGCAAACCGCTTCCCAAACCCATCGAAGGTCGCCCATATCCAAGTCTGTGCGCTTTTCTGTCCACCGAATCGGATCGCTTCTTTGGTCGAGATGTGGAGAAAGAAGCGTTACTCGAACGTCTGCTCGCACATAATGAGCGCTTTCTCGCCGTAATCGGCCCTTCAGGTTCGGGTAAATCCTCACTGGTTTACGCAGGGCTGATTCCGGCCCTGACAACAAGCCCAGCTGTAAATAGCGTTCGCTGGTTGTCGGCCAGCTTTTCCCCGCGCGAGCTGGGCAACGATCCGTTTCAGCCACTGGCCTTCGCTTTGAGCAAAGCGTTCCCAGATCGAGGTTGGCGCGTATCGGATTTGGCGCGGCGACTGCGCGGCAAACCCACAGACATTGCCATGGTGGCGAGTGATTCACTGGGGCAAGATAGTATAGTGACTCAGTTCCTGCTGTTCATCGATCAATTCGAAGAAGTGTTTGCGGCCAAGGTGGACAGTCATGCGCGCAATGCCTTCTTTCAGTTACTCACAACCGCGGTATCTTGCCCACTGCTGCGTGTGGTCATTGCCATGCGATCCGACTTTTATAGTCAATGGCCGCAGGATGAAACCATGCTTGCGCTGCTGCGCTCAGGGCATTTCCCGGTAGGCGTGCCGGGGCAGGCAGCGCTGGAGAAGATGATCGGTGGCCCAGCACAGGCTGCAGGGCTCACCATTTCGCCGCGCCTGGTACAGCGCATTCTGCAAGACACCGGCACGGCACCGGGCGCCCTGGCATTGGCAGAATTCGCCTTGTCCCAATTGTATGACAGGAAAACAGACAGCACGTTGACCGAAGACGCTTATTCGGCTATTGGCGGGGTGGCTGGCGCGATTGATCGTTTGGCCGAAGATGCGGTTAAAAATGCAGAGAACACATTAGCAGAAAACGGCAGAAGCCTGGACGAAGAAACCTTCTCCAGACTGTTTCTAGCCATCGCCAGTATTGAGCAGCGGAGTGATGAAGAGAGCGAAGCGATGGCAGTGGTACGCCGTCGCGCTACCCAGGATGAACTCTCCGAAACCGCATTAATCTTGGTCCGACATCTGGTCGACCAACGGATTCTGGTTAGCTGTAAAGGCAACAGCGATCAGTCAGCGATCTACGAGGTCGGGCATGAAGCGGTGTTCAGCCATTGGCAACGCTTCAAGGACTGGTACAGTCGCTATGCCGGAGACTTTTCCTTGCGCCGTCACGCCGAACAAGCGGCACGGGAATGGGATAGAAACCAGCATTTATCCATATTGAAGTGGAGTTGGGAACGGCAGAAACCTGCAATCGAAGCATTGCTCAAGCTGAACCACCTTCCTCCGCCTGCATCTGACCCGGATTTCCCCGATTCGGGCATCGCCACCTGGCGCATTCTTGAGCCGCGGCTATCTGAGCCTCTGCGAGGTTTTCTTTATCCGGAACCGCTGGTGCTGCTCGATGAGCTCAGCGCCGACGACACGCCACATCAACGGCGGGAAGAGATTGGCCTGCGCCTTAATCAACTGGGCGATCCGCGAAGAGGGATTGGTCTCGACGCGAACGGGCTGCCCGACATCGTCTGGATCGATATACTACCGGGTGAAGTCACACTAGAAACCGAATCCAAGGATCACTTCCAAGTGCCACGCTTTCGCCTCGCCCGCTATCCCATCACCTGGACCCAGTATGGTACCTTTCTTGACGCAGACGATGGCTACTGCAACTCTGCGTGGTGGGAAGGTCGACCGAGAGAAGACCAACCTGGCCAACGGCTCTGGTCATTTGCCAATTACCCCGCTATCAATGTTTCCTGGTACGATGCGTTGGCCTACTGCCGCTGGTTGAGCGTAAAACTCAGTCTGGATATTCGATTGCCGACAGAATGGGAATGGCAATGGGCTGCGGTCGGCGATACGCAACAGGATTACCCTTGGCCGGGCGACTGGAATTTGGCGCGCGCCAATAGCGGTGATGCGGGGATTCGACGCACCGTCGCAGTAGGCTTGTACCCGTTGGGGCGCAGCCTGTTCGGAGTAGACGATATGGCAGGTAACATCTGCGAGTGGTGCCTAAATACTCATAATCAGCCAAGCAATGTTTCGCTGGATATCAACGTGGACCGCGTTTTGCGCGGTGGTTCCTGGTACAACAATCCATTCAACGCGCGCTCGGTCTCACGCGACTTCGACATTCCCGTTCTCCGTTTCAGCTTTATCGGCTTTCGAGTGTTGTGTTCCTCCCCCATCGATGAATAA